CGGAGACGGGCGGCGGGTCCGTCCGTCGCGCCGTCGGCGTCGTGACCGGGTTGTTCAGCGTAATCGTGGTTCTCGCGGCCGTCGCGTACGCCGTGATGGTGAACGTCGTCGACTGGGTGACGGTGGACGTGCTCACCTACCCCGTCGGGGGCGTCGCACCGTTCGTCGTGATCACCGGCGCGATACTGACGATTCCCGTCGTCGTTCCGACCGTCGTCGTCGCGGTGAAACTGTTGCAGTAGACGGTCGACCCGGCGGTGCGGACCGGTCGTGGAATCCCGAAGGGATTAAGCCCGCGTCGCCGGAATTCCGGGTTATGAAGAAGCTCATCGTCCGCGGCGACCCCGGGATCCGGCGCGACGCCGTCATCGAGTGGGACGGCGAGGAGCAGATCTGTTTCTCCATCGACCGCCAAGGCGACTACCACGGACCCGACGAGGTGCAGTTGTGGTGTACCATCGGCACCGAAGACGAGCGCGAGACGTTCGAGAAACGCGAGTACGTCCCGCACTTCCTCGACGTCGACTCCGTCGACGCCGAGGCGCTCACCGTGATCCAAAAGCGCGGCACGTAACGCCCGAACCCCCCCGTTCCTGCCCGTCGTCGCCGACCGGCGCGGAGTCAGCCGGCGGCCGGGAGTTCCTCGCTGTCGACCCGGTACACCGTCACCGATCCCTCGCGGTAGGCGACCGACACGCCCTCCAACTCGGTCACGGTGATCGCGCCGTCGTCGTACCGGAGTCGTTCGGCCGGACCGATCCAGACGTACTCGACGTCGTACTGTCGCAGGAGCCGCGCCTGTTCTCGCGGAGCGCCGAGGAACATGGTGTCGACGTCGCGCACGCGCGAGTAGTACGCGTCGGGGCCGCGGTAGCCGACCTCGTGCTGCCAGCCGGCGACCGTCGGTACGCCGGTGAGGCTCGCTGCCGGGTTCGAGTTCCACCCGTACATCCCGCGCTCGCGCTCGTCGGTGCCGCCTCTCGAATGCCAGGTCGTCCCCGGGGCCGACAACAGGGTCGGCCGACCCCCGCGGCGGTCGAGCCACCGGATCGCTGGTGCCTCCTCGGGGTGGTCCCGCTCGACGAACGCGGTCGCGTCCAGCGTCGGTTCGGGGGCGTTCCCGAAGTGGTTTCCGAGCGCGAACGCGCCGTACGTGCTCGTCGAGACCACGAGCAGGAGGACGAAACAGGCAGCGAGCACGCGGCGGACCGGGAAGTCGGTCCCGTCCAGTTGGTCCTCTCCTCCGCCGTCGGTCGTGGCCCTCGCTCGCGTCGCCGCCGCCCGTGTCGCCGTCTCCGTCCCCTGGCGGAGGAGTCCGGCGAGCGTGGCCCCGGCGGCGACGCCCCAGAGCACCCACGTCTGAATGTAGAACTTGAACACCGTGTTCATCCGGAGCGGGCCGGCCTGCTCGGTGAGGTAGACGATCTCCACCATCGTCACCAGCCCCGCTCCGCCGACGACGAGCACCGTCTCGAACCCGACCGGACGGTCGAACCGGAGGGCGACGAAGCCGAGCACCAAGAGCGGGGCCGTCAGGACGAGCACTGGCAGGTCGACGGCGCTCGCGGCAACCGCGACGGCCACCACGCCGACGAGCACGGGCGTCGCGCGGCCGACCCGCGAGAGCAGGTACGCGCCGAACGCGAGGACGAACGCGCCGTGGACGACGAGGAGCCCCTGGAGCGAGCTTCGATCGGCCGCGGCCAGGAGTTCGAGCGAGCGACTGCTCCCGCCGCCCGCCGCGAGGGTGACGAACGGCGCGGAGAGCACGAGGCCGACGATCCCCGCGATCACCGCGATCCCGAGCGCGCCGGCCAGCCGTCCGAGCTCTCGACCGAGACGCGCCCCCCCGTCATCGGCCCCCTTGCCCTCCGCGCCGCCGTCGGTCGTGTCGCCAGCGGTCGCGGCGAACCGCGATCCGCCGGGGAGGAGCGACAGGGGGTGTGCCGGGGCGAACGCCAGCCCGAGGAACAACAGCCCGAACACCGTCGGAAAGCTCCACGTGTCGACGACCGACTGGAGCCCCGCGACGACGGGGACGGCACCGAACACCAGGAGTCGCCGACGCCGGACGTCGACCGCGGGCGTCTCGGAGTACGCGAACGCGAGCCCCGCCACGAGGAGGAGGAACGGAAGCCCCATCATGTGCGCGTGGAGGTCCCCGTTGAGCCACGCGAACAGCGGGAACTCGTTGATCGTCCCGGGGATAACCCGCGAGGCATCGAAGTAGAAGAAGTCCGACGCGTCGGCGAGCACCTCGGCGGGGTCGGCGTCGTTGCCGGCGGCGATCCAGGCGGCTACGACGGTTCTGAGGCCGCCGGGGAGGACCCCCAGGGCGACGTCGGCGGCCGTGTGGAGGTTGGCGGCGAAGCCGACGAAGAAGGCGCTCAGGAGTCCCGCGAGCCGTGCGGAGCCCTCGCGCGGGGCGTCGGCTCGGTCCCGCGCCGACGCCGGCTCCGCGCGTCGCGAAGCCGAGATCGCCGCCGCGAGGTCGTACGCCGCGGTCACGAGCATCGCGTAAAAGCCCGCGAGCGCAAGGTTGTACGCGAAGCGCGGGGGCGTCGCCGACAGGCGGGCGAGGAGTGAGGCGATCAGGTGACCGCCGTAGTAGTAGCGGATGGGTTCGCCGGCGAACCACATGTCCTCGGGGGGGAGCGCCTCGGCCCGGGCGAGCGACTTCAGCAGGCCGAAGTCGAGGAACTTCTCGCCGCCGATCGCGTGGACCGCCGGGTCGACCGCGCGAACGGCGACGAGGAAACAGAAGGCGACGACGAACACCGCGGCGACGTCGGCGAGCGCCCGCCGGTCGATCGTGAGGTCGGGGGCGCCCCGGAGTTCGCCCTCGCGGAGCGCCGCGAGGTCCAGCCCCGCGACGGCGGCGGCGACGAAGAGGACGACGACGCCGACGAGGGGGCCCGCGGCGAGCGAGAAGTGGCCGACCCAGTACGCCGGGAGCGCGAGAACCACGAGCGCGACCGGGAGTGCGAAGCCCGCACCACGGCCGGGGACACGGAAGAGCCGGGCGGCGATCGGCACCCCGGCCACGGCGACGAGCGCGAACAGGAGGAGCCAGCGAACGACCAGGGCGTACTCCATCTGTAGAAACGACAACACGCCGTGGGCTATACGTTTTCCGTCTCGGGCCGGTTCGGGACCCCGCCGCCGCGTCCGCGAGAGCACGCCGCGCCGCCGGGGCGGATGTAAACGTCGAGGCCACGTCGCCAGGGCGGGGATAAAGGTCAAGGGAACAGCACACGGACGTTCCCACGAGCGATGGACAGACAGCAGGGAGAGACGGCTGGGAACGAGCCCCGACCGCGCGAGGCGACCGGCGGCGTCGACCAGCGACGCGCCGTTGCCGGGGGCGTCGCACTGCTCGTCGCCGTCTTGGGCTTTACGATCGTGCAGGCGATCGTCGAGGGGGCCGTCCTCCCCGACGAGTGGGTGCTCGTGGCGCTTCCTGCCTTCGGCCTCGTCGGCGTCGTCGGGTTCGTCCTGCTCGTCTCCGCCGTCGTGCGCGGCTGACGCTATTCGGTCGGTTTTTTATCTCCTCTCCGCAACCCACACCCAATGAGCACTGTCGGTGTCGTCTACCCCGCCTACCACCCCGACATGGACCTGTTCACGGCGTACCTCTCCGCCGTCGCCGACCTCCTGTCACCGGCCGTCGTCCGCGTCGAACTCGACGACCCGCGTCCCGGGACGGTCGACGCCCTCCACGACCTCCCGTTCCCCGTCGAGGTCAACGCCGTCGCCGCGCGCCGCGGGAAGGGCGCCGCCATCACGGCCGGCTTCGAGGCGCTCGCCCCCCGCGTCGACGTCCTCGCCTTCGCCGACGCCGACGGGTCGACCCCCGCCGACTCGCTCGCCGACGTCGTCCGACCCGTCAGCGCGGGGCGGGCGGATCTGGCCGTCGGCTCTCGGCGGCACCCCGACGCGGAGATCGTCTCCCACCAGACGCTCGCCCGTCGCCGCCTCGGCGATGGCTTCGCCTGGCTCGCCCGTCGGCTCCTCGACGTGGCGCTGTACGACTACCAGTGCGGCGCGAAGGCGCTCTCGGCGGAGACGTGGGCGGCGGTCCGCGAGCACCTCTACGAGCCCGGCTTCGCGTGGGACATCGAACTCGTCTCGGTCGCCGACGCGCTCGACCGCACCGTGGTCGAGGTGCCGGTCGTCTGGGAGGATCACCCACAGTCGACCGTCTCCACGCTCGGGACGACCCTCGACCTCGGGCGGGCGCTCGTCCGCTCGCGCCACCGCGCGCGGTCGCTCCGGGAGGACCGGCTCCACGCGCTCATCGACCGCTCACGGGAGTCGGGACCGTCGCTGATCGAGCGGCTCGGTGCCGACCCGGTGGACGAGTGAGTCCATGTCGGTCGTCGACGCCCTGCTGTCGGGTACCCGCTTCGGCAAGTTCGCCTCCGTCGGCGTCGTCGGTGCCGTCTTCGACGTGACCACCGCGACCGTGCTCCGCGAACTCGGCGTCTACCCCGAACTCGCGGTGTTCGTCGGGATCGAGGTGGCCGTCGTCGTCATGTTCCTGCTCAACGACAACTGGACGTTCGCCGAGCAGGGGGCCGCGGGCGTCGGCGCGGCGCTCCGGCGGCTCCTGCGGTCGAACCTCGTCCGGGCCGGCGGCATCCTCGTCCAGCTCGCGACGTTCCGGCTGTTCTACCGCGTCGTCGCGCTCGAACTGACGGTGGCCGGTATCGACGGCTGGTTCGTCTTCTCGAAGATCGCCGGCATCGGCACCGGGATGCTCGTCAACTACGTCGCCGAAAGCCTCGTCACGTGGCGCGTCGGACGTGGCTGAGTCACACGGCCAAAAGTAGCATACGGCGTCCGAATCACAATCCTTAACCGCAGTGGCCGATTCGTACCTGATAGCGGGATGGGATAGCCAGGAGATTCCGCCGGGCTCATAACCCGGAGATCGGTAGTTCAAATCTACCTCCCGCTATTTTCGAGGCAGTCACCCTTTCAGCGCCGAGTCTCGTCTCGGCGCGACCGCCGTGACTACCGGAGCATCGCCGGAGTAGACTTGAACCAGGGAGTGAAGCGAGCGGCGCGAGCGGAACGACCGGGGTTCAAATCTCTCCCGCTACTCCTCTCGGACTCGCCTCCCAAGCGGCGGGTTTCATCGCGCCGCGACTCCGGTGAGTCCGTGCGAGTGCTCAGGAGATTTGAACGAGAGGACGGAGCGAAGCGGAGTCCACGTCGTTCAAATCTCCCTCCCGCTATTTTCGAGGCAGCCACACTTCGGGCGTCGAGTCTCCGCTCGGCGTCGTGACGCCCGTGCAACGCGACCGAAGCGGGTCGGGCTTGCGGTCGGCCCGTGCTCCGGCAGTTCGTGCCGGATCGTCCGTTAAAGTCAAACGAGTCCCGAGCGAACGTCCGTCCATGAGCGCAGACGCAGAGCAACGGACGATCCGGTGTCTCATCGCCAAGGTCGGTCTCGACGGGCACGACCGCGGCGCACACGTCATCGCGCGCGCGTTCCGCGACGCCGGGTTCGAGGTGATCTACTCGGGACTCCATCGTGCGCCGGACGAGATCGTACAGGCGGCCGTCCAAGAGGACGTCGACGTGATCGGCATCTCCATCCTCTCGGGGGCGCACAACACTCTAGTTCCGAAGGTCGTCGACGGGCTCAAAGAGTACGACGCGTTCGAGGACACGCTCATTCTGGTGGGGGGGATCGTTCCCGACGAGGACCGCGCGAAGCTGAAGGAACTGGGCGTCGCGGAGGTGTTCGGCCCGGGGACGCCGATGCAGGAGACGATCGACTTCGTCCGCGAGAACGCGCCCGA
This Salinigranum marinum DNA region includes the following protein-coding sequences:
- a CDS encoding GtrA family protein, with the translated sequence MSVVDALLSGTRFGKFASVGVVGAVFDVTTATVLRELGVYPELAVFVGIEVAVVVMFLLNDNWTFAEQGAAGVGAALRRLLRSNLVRAGGILVQLATFRLFYRVVALELTVAGIDGWFVFSKIAGIGTGMLVNYVAESLVTWRVGRG
- a CDS encoding cobalamin B12-binding domain-containing protein — encoded protein: MSADAEQRTIRCLIAKVGLDGHDRGAHVIARAFRDAGFEVIYSGLHRAPDEIVQAAVQEDVDVIGISILSGAHNTLVPKVVDGLKEYDAFEDTLILVGGIVPDEDRAKLKELGVAEVFGPGTPMQETIDFVRENAPER
- a CDS encoding DUF2298 domain-containing protein yields the protein MEYALVVRWLLLFALVAVAGVPIAARLFRVPGRGAGFALPVALVVLALPAYWVGHFSLAAGPLVGVVVLFVAAAVAGLDLAALREGELRGAPDLTIDRRALADVAAVFVVAFCFLVAVRAVDPAVHAIGGEKFLDFGLLKSLARAEALPPEDMWFAGEPIRYYYGGHLIASLLARLSATPPRFAYNLALAGFYAMLVTAAYDLAAAISASRRAEPASARDRADAPREGSARLAGLLSAFFVGFAANLHTAADVALGVLPGGLRTVVAAWIAAGNDADPAEVLADASDFFYFDASRVIPGTINEFPLFAWLNGDLHAHMMGLPFLLLVAGLAFAYSETPAVDVRRRRLLVFGAVPVVAGLQSVVDTWSFPTVFGLLFLGLAFAPAHPLSLLPGGSRFAATAGDTTDGGAEGKGADDGGARLGRELGRLAGALGIAVIAGIVGLVLSAPFVTLAAGGGSSRSLELLAAADRSSLQGLLVVHGAFVLAFGAYLLSRVGRATPVLVGVVAVAVAASAVDLPVLVLTAPLLVLGFVALRFDRPVGFETVLVVGGAGLVTMVEIVYLTEQAGPLRMNTVFKFYIQTWVLWGVAAGATLAGLLRQGTETATRAAATRARATTDGGGEDQLDGTDFPVRRVLAACFVLLLVVSTSTYGAFALGNHFGNAPEPTLDATAFVERDHPEEAPAIRWLDRRGGRPTLLSAPGTTWHSRGGTDERERGMYGWNSNPAASLTGVPTVAGWQHEVGYRGPDAYYSRVRDVDTMFLGAPREQARLLRQYDVEYVWIGPAERLRYDDGAITVTELEGVSVAYREGSVTVYRVDSEELPAAG
- a CDS encoding HAH_0734 family protein, whose translation is MKKLIVRGDPGIRRDAVIEWDGEEQICFSIDRQGDYHGPDEVQLWCTIGTEDERETFEKREYVPHFLDVDSVDAEALTVIQKRGT
- a CDS encoding glycosyltransferase produces the protein MSTVGVVYPAYHPDMDLFTAYLSAVADLLSPAVVRVELDDPRPGTVDALHDLPFPVEVNAVAARRGKGAAITAGFEALAPRVDVLAFADADGSTPADSLADVVRPVSAGRADLAVGSRRHPDAEIVSHQTLARRRLGDGFAWLARRLLDVALYDYQCGAKALSAETWAAVREHLYEPGFAWDIELVSVADALDRTVVEVPVVWEDHPQSTVSTLGTTLDLGRALVRSRHRARSLREDRLHALIDRSRESGPSLIERLGADPVDE